From the Candidatus Acidiferrales bacterium genome, the window GTGTCGGTCGAATCGCCCACCGGCATGCCCGTCACGCGGGCGGCCATCCCGCTTCGAGAAGCTGACGCTTTTGGAGTGGACTACCCGCTTAAGCCCGGCCGCACGCGCATCCGCATCGCCTATGAATTGAACTATGGGGGCGGGCAGGCGAGCTTCGCCTCGAAGAGCTACTATCCCGTGAAATCACTGCTGGTTTTGGCGCCGCGTACAGGAGTGGAAATAGCCGGCGCCCGATTGCAAGCCCAGGGCGAGGATGAGGAGTCCGGCCTGAGGATCTATTCCGCGGGCGCACACCGGGCCGGGGAACTGCTGCAAGTCCAAATCAAGGGATTGGGCGAGGGAAGCGCAGCCAGTGCCGCCGTACGGAGGATGCCCGATGCCGTGAGCCAGGCGCGATGGTATATTCTCGGTTTCGCGCTCTTCATCCTGGGCGTCGCGCTCGTTCACCTCTACCGAATTGATCAGGCCCCCCGAGGGCGGGGTTCGGGATCGCTTGAGGCTGATGCGTAGCGCCCTGCCAACTCATTTCCGGTCATTCTTCTTGGGGAGCGGGAATTGACCGTGCCCCTTGCCGGCCATCCCTGGCATTCCGTAGCGGGCAAATCCAGCGGGAACGGCACCACTGCCCCCAGCGTCCTGCTGCGCAACGTATCGAAATACTTTGGGACCCTCTGGGCGTTGCGGCAGGTGTCGCTGGCCATCGCACCGGGCGAGTTTCTGGCCGTGCTCGGCCAGAACGGCGCCGGGAAAACAACCTTGCTGCGCATCCTCGCCCTGCTCTCGAAGCCGTCTTCGGGAGAAATTCTGTTCGATGGCGCGGCAGCGCGCGACCACGAGGAACAGGCCAAGCGCTCGATAGGTTTTGTCGGGCACAACAGCTTCCTCTACGAGGAGCTTACGGCCGCGGAAAATCTCCGTCTCTATGCTCGCCTTTACGGCTTGGACCGGGCCGAGCAGCGAGTTCAGGCCTTGCTCGAGATGATGAGTCTGGATGCGCGAGCGCATGAGCTTGTCCGCAATCTTTCCCGCGGGATGCGCCAGCGGGCGGCGATTGCCCGGGCGTTGCTCCACGACCCGAGTTTGCTCCTGATGGACGAACCCTTCACGGGGCTCGATGCCCGGTCGTCGCAAAGCTTGATGGCCACGCTCGAAAACTTTCGGGAGCAACAGCGAACGGTCGTGATCAGCACCCACCATCTCGAGGAAGTCCTGCCGCTGGCGACGCGGGCGGTGATCCTGGAGCGGGGTGAAGCGGTTTTGGACGAGCTCAACCGGCCGGAGACGGCCGGGCAAATCCGCGCGCGCCTGGCTCGCGCGGGGCAGTAAGCGGCGGCTTTAAGCCATCGCTTGAGTGACCGGCCGGCCAGGCTGGCCAGGCCTGCCAACCGTCGAGAAAATGAGGAACGCTCTTAAAGCCGGGTTGACCATCGCCGCCAAAGACCTCCGCATTGAGCGGCGAAGCAAAGAGGTTTTCACCACCATGATGGTGTTTGCTCTCATTCTCATCGTGATCTTCAGCTTTGCCTTTGAACCAACCGCCGAAGAAACGCGCCGCATCGCCGGCGGCCTGCTCTGGATCGCTTTTACGTTTGCCGGAATTCTTGGACTGAGCCGGTCGTTCGCGCGTGAAACGACGAATGAATGTCTCCAGGGACTTCTGCTGACGCCCGCCGGCCCGGGCGCAGTCTATCTCGGCAAACTGGCAAGCAATGTGGCTTTCATGCTCGCCGCCGAAGCGGTTGTCTTGCCGATCTTTGCGGTGTTCTATAACATTGGGCTTGGGTCGAGGTTCCCGTGGCTGGCAGGCATTTTGCTTCTGGGCACGTGGGGATTTGCTTCCGTCAGCACCACGTTTTCGGCCATCACCGCCAATACCCGGATGCGCGAGCTGATGCTTCCGCTGCTCGTCCTGCCGATCAGCGTGCCACTCCTGATTGCCATGGTGGAAGCGACCGCGACCTGGATAGCGGGTGAGCCGATGCGCGAAGCCTATCTCTGGCTGCAACTGATGACCGGATTTGACATCATTTTTACGGTGGCATCGCTGCTGCTTTTTCCCTATATCGTGGAAGAGTAGAAATTCGGGTGAGGCGGGCCGGGCATGACCGGCTTGCGGTGAAGAGATTTCCCTCTTATGGGCAAGAGAACATGGAACCTCGCGGGGGCCCTTCTGCCGGCCATCACGGCGGCTTTGCTCTTGATTGCCTTCTATGTGGTTTTTCTGGAGGTGCCGACCGAGCGCACCATGGGAGTCATCCAGCGCATCTTCTATGTGCATGTGCCTTCGGCCTGGATTTCTTTCTTCGCGTTTTTTGTGGTTTTCGTTTCGAGTCTCGCCTATCTGGCCACCGGCCAGGCGCGCTGGGACTGGGCGGCCGTCTCGGCGGCGGAAATTGGTCTGGTGTATTGCAGCATCGTGTTGACGACGGGGCCGCTCTGGGCCAAGCCGGTCTGGGGCATCTGGTGGACCTGGGATGCCCGGCTGACGTCCACGCTCGTCCTCTTTATGATCTACGTCGCCTACCTTTTGTTGCGCAATGCCGTGAGCGATCCGAGCCGCCGCGCCAATCTGGCGGCCGCGGTTGGCATCATCGGCTTTTTGGACGTGCCCATCGTGTACATGTCCATTCGCTGGTGGCGGACGCAGCATCCGCAACCGGTGATCGCCGGCGGGGCCGGCTCCGGACTCGACCCAGAAATGTGGCGAGGGTTCTTGTGGTGCCTGGCGGCATTCCTGTCGCTTTTCGCCTGGTACTTTCGTGAGCGATACCGGATGGAACGGATGCGCGCCGAACTCGAAAGTTTGCAGCGAGAAATGAGTGCAAGACCATGAGAAACCTTTTTTGGGCCTATGCCGCGGTCTGGCTGATCCACCTTGGCTACTTGTTTCGGCTTGCCTCCGGACAGAAGAAACTCTCCGACGATCTGGCCGCGCTCAAAAAGTCGGTCGTGGAACGAGAGCGTTAGAATCCCGCCCCGAGGGCCGCCACTTGATCCGAAATCCAGGCTTCTCCTCGCATGCGCCGGCCGGGAATAGCCAAGAAGCGGGACCCGGGGGTTCCCGCAAGTACTTTTCCGAACCAGGGAATGGGCGCGACCAAGAGACGACCCGTGCGGCTCTCTTCGTCTGACAAAAGGGGGGGTGGTTATGGCTTGGATTCGAGTCATCGAGGAAGGGGAAGCAACGGGCGATTTGCTTCGGCAGTACGAAGATGCCCGGCGTCGAGCCGGCCGAGTCTTCAACGTTGTCAAGATTCAGAGCTTGAACCCCCGGGCGCTCGAAGCTTCGACGAAGCTCTATCTCACGCTGATGTACGGCCCTTCACGGCTCAGCCGCCTCGAACGCGAGGCTATCGCCACGGTGGTCTCGCG encodes:
- a CDS encoding CcmD family protein, whose protein sequence is MRNLFWAYAAVWLIHLGYLFRLASGQKKLSDDLAALKKSVVERER
- the ccsA gene encoding cytochrome c biogenesis protein CcsA, whose protein sequence is MGKRTWNLAGALLPAITAALLLIAFYVVFLEVPTERTMGVIQRIFYVHVPSAWISFFAFFVVFVSSLAYLATGQARWDWAAVSAAEIGLVYCSIVLTTGPLWAKPVWGIWWTWDARLTSTLVLFMIYVAYLLLRNAVSDPSRRANLAAAVGIIGFLDVPIVYMSIRWWRTQHPQPVIAGGAGSGLDPEMWRGFLWCLAAFLSLFAWYFRERYRMERMRAELESLQREMSARP
- a CDS encoding heme exporter protein CcmB, which produces MRNALKAGLTIAAKDLRIERRSKEVFTTMMVFALILIVIFSFAFEPTAEETRRIAGGLLWIAFTFAGILGLSRSFARETTNECLQGLLLTPAGPGAVYLGKLASNVAFMLAAEAVVLPIFAVFYNIGLGSRFPWLAGILLLGTWGFASVSTTFSAITANTRMRELMLPLLVLPISVPLLIAMVEATATWIAGEPMREAYLWLQLMTGFDIIFTVASLLLFPYIVEE
- the ccmA gene encoding heme ABC exporter ATP-binding protein CcmA, translated to MPLAGHPWHSVAGKSSGNGTTAPSVLLRNVSKYFGTLWALRQVSLAIAPGEFLAVLGQNGAGKTTLLRILALLSKPSSGEILFDGAAARDHEEQAKRSIGFVGHNSFLYEELTAAENLRLYARLYGLDRAEQRVQALLEMMSLDARAHELVRNLSRGMRQRAAIARALLHDPSLLLMDEPFTGLDARSSQSLMATLENFREQQRTVVISTHHLEEVLPLATRAVILERGEAVLDELNRPETAGQIRARLARAGQ